Sequence from the Nilaparvata lugens isolate BPH unplaced genomic scaffold, ASM1435652v1 scaffold9159, whole genome shotgun sequence genome:
gaaagttctaaataaataaattaagaatagTCTGAGAATATGAATCTTTggagtctaaaggttatgctacttacgtaacttaaatgataattcgtacacaattttgagtccaaaaaatgtatctactacaattttgaattaaatagattgatcaatttccaaatacgaatccaaacaaaactcttccttcacaattgcaaaaaaaatattgaaaatttcactcaaattcACAAACTCatgtaaacatcaaaacatatttacaacaattttaaagatttattcATAACTTATCCTGTTACTATTTACAAAATTCGaatgatatttgaaaatttgtagaaTTTCCACTCACCTCTGCACAGCCAACGCAAGAGTCAGCCATATTGAAGCGGTGTGAAACAGGGCCGGTATCACCTCGTTCATCACATTCCAAGCGTAACAGGCGCCTACAGGACTCAGTGGTTTATAATGGTTCCCAAAAGTATACATATAAAACAACCAGGGCGCGGGAAAAAGCAACGTAAACATATCTGACAATGCCATCGCCATTAGAACTGCATTAGTTGGAGTCCGCATATGCCTTTTAGATAATACCACCACTATCAAAGTATTGGCTACAATCGTAATCAGCAGTAACAGCGGCATAACGTAACCGTACATTGGTTGGGCATACTGTATGGGGAGTTCGCGGGTTACATTGAGGTAATCGGGGATTAGTTGATCGGCGGTTAAGTTTGAGTCGAGGGTTATGTTGGGTGGTAGAAGGGTGGTGAAATTTAGGGAGGCCGCCCCCCCGTCGGAGGAGTTGGAGTACTCTATTAGGATGTAGTTGGACATGGTTGGATACATTGCGAGGCTGGAGTGGTATCACCGGAGATGTCTGCAACAGAGGGAAACAGAGACAAGCATGTAATAAATCATGTGATGagacatataatattatagaaacaCTAGCATTTTTGTCtaataatatcataaatatcgaggcaccgagctttgctcgttatgtatttattgacttttgataaaccgaacaaataaaatcaaatcaaatcaattcatttctccacattgcattacaaaaaaaaatgtaaaattcataaattcaattataaaatagagtacatcaattgaataaaaaaatgatacatTACTACATTAATGCTAGTACATAGATGGCATGGAATTCCCCTAAGGACGTCTCCTATACGTCTGTGAATGGGGGAGAGTTCTTGCATGAAAATAAGTAACATGTATCTTTATCTGTGCTATGAACTAATAACTTTATGTTCTATACAACCTATTAAGTAAAGTAGCTGCTGTTTATAGTTTATTCTTAAAAATACGTGATCAATAGCAGAGCAGAGTTGATTATAATTTACAAGTGGGAGAGCAAGGGAACCTAAGACCAGCAATGAAGCGAAAAAGTtatatttaattaaattgagcTGGTAAGTTATACTACATGTACGGTGAATGAAGCACAGTTCCTCAGTTCCAATCCAGCCTATGCCAAAAAGCCACCCGACTAATCTCTTTATACACCACGTCGCTGCGATCCTCAGCCTCCCTGATGACGTCCGGCAAATTCCTATAGATAATTTGAGCTAGGTAGTATGGTGATTGAGTTCTATTCCATGCATTAATCTAGGTGTTGAATATCCATGGTTGTTCCTGAGTCGTGTTTGATAATTGTGTTGTATATAGCGAAtaggtttattttatttttccttatatatgtgagaaatgtttttataaattgcGAGGCTGGAGTGGTATCACCGGAGATGTCTGCAACAGAGGGAAACAGAGACAAGCATGTAATAAATCATGTGATGagacatataatattatagaaacaCTAGCATTTTTGTCtaataatatcataaatatcgaggcaccgagctttgctcgttatgtatttattgacttttgataaaccgaacaaataaaatcaaatcaaatcaattcatttctccacattgcattacaaaaaaaaatgtaaaattcataaattcaattataaatagagtacatcaattgaaataaaaaatgatacatTACTACATTAATGCTAGTACATAGATGGCATGGAATTCCCCTAAGACGTCTCCTATACGTCTGTGAATGGGGGAGAGTTCTTGCATGAAAATAGAGTAACATGTATCTTTATCTGTGCTATGAACTAATAACTTTATGTTCTATACAACCTATATAAGTAAATGTAGCTGCTGTTTATAGTTTATTCTTAAAAATACGTGATCAATAGCAGAGcagagttgattataaatttacaAGTGGGAGAGCAAGGGAACCTAAGACCAGCAATGAAGCGAAaaagttatattttaattaaattgagcTGGTAAGTTATACTACATGTACGGTGAATGAAGCAGTTCCTCAGTTCCAATCCAGCCTATGCCAAAAAGCCACCCGACTAATCTACTTTTATACACCACGTCGCTGCGATCCTCAGCCTCCCTGATGACGTCCGGCAAATTCCTATAGATAATTTGAGCTAGGTAGTATGGTGATTTGAGTTCTATTCCATGCATTAATCTAGGTGTTGAATATCCATGGTTGTTCCTGAGTCGTGTTTGATAATTGTGTTGTATATTAGCGAAtaggtttattttatttttccttatatatgtgagaaatgtttttataaataactGTCTTAGAAAAGGCACAGGGGTGTCCGAGAATAGCAGCAACGTGgggaacacaattctttaaaattattgaggAAGTACTATCAGGcccagcccaaaactgtttctttcccgaattttgataaactgaacacaattcttcaaaatgattggggaagtactaacaggcccagcccaaaactgttgttacccgaattttgatttatacactataaatagtccaggaagtaggttatgttccatacacttgaattcaggttcaattatctgttcaaacatttgaaaataaaaaaaaaaaatacttcagattatatacaaaccaaattgaattacaactcactaatcacttgaaattgtcaaataatgatcaactttgaaaattatgatatagtctactctagttcaggaggattatcatgtcatgtcaacaaatcagattatgttgatacAATCGATTAAAAACTGTCTAGTTGGATAAAATTTCTCTAGAAAATCTTAGTTAAGTTTTTCTCTAGAAAATTCTTAAATAagttttttctagaaaaactttgaaaattatgatatactctagtttaggaggattatcatgtcaacaaatcagattatgttgatcaaatcgattaaaaattgtctagctGGATTAAATTTCTCACTGATTGAtcatgattacacagctgggaataattctgtctctctcccacacaggc
This genomic interval carries:
- the LOC120348797 gene encoding sex peptide receptor-like; amino-acid sequence: MYPTMSNYILIEYSNSSDGGAASLNFTTLLPPNITLDSNLTADQLIPDYLNVTRELPIQYAQPMYGYVMPLLLLITIVANTLIVVVLSKRHMRTPTNAVLMAMALSDMFTLLFPAPWLFYMYTFGNHYKPLSPVGACYAWNVMNEVIPALFHTASIWLTLALAVQR